The following coding sequences lie in one Chelonoidis abingdonii isolate Lonesome George chromosome 6, CheloAbing_2.0, whole genome shotgun sequence genomic window:
- the LOC116835792 gene encoding molybdopterin synthase catalytic subunit-like produces the protein MNENEDEPKDFIKLNYEKLSTDEVSELVISPCCGAVSLFIGTTRNNFEGKKVIHLEYEAYSPMAEAEIKKICRDVRQKWPSVKHIAVHHRLGLVPVTEASVIVAVSSPQRVASLEAVQYCINTLKATVPIWKKEIYEEAHSWKENKECFWANVEK, from the exons ATGAATGAAAATGAAGATGAGCCCAAAGATTTCATCAAACTGAACTATGAAAAACTCTCTACCGATGAAGTGTCAGAGCTGGTGATTTCTCCATGCTGTGGGGCTGTGTCCCTGTTCATAG GTACTACAAGGAATAACTTTGAAGGGAAAAAGGTGATTCACTTAGAATATGAAGCATACTCACCAATGGCAGaagctgaaataaagaaaatctgTAGAGATGTTAGACAGAAATGGCCTTCAGTCAAACATATAGCAGTGCACCATAGACTTGG TTTAGTTCCAGTAACAGAAGCAAGTGTGATTGTAGCAGTCTCCTCTCCACAGCGAGTGGCATCTCTTGAGGCTGTGCAATACTGCATCAACACTTTGAAAGCAACTGTTCCAATTTGGAAAAAG gaGATTTATGAGGAGGCGCATTCttggaaagaaaacaaggaaTGCTTTTGGGCAAATGTGGAAAAATAA
- the MOCS2 gene encoding molybdopterin synthase sulfur carrier subunit isoform X3: MSCEVVALYFARSAELAGVRSEIISVPQQLTSLQLWEEIVKRHPRLAAIQDQVVFAVCQEYVLLGDQLLALQSGDEVAIIPPISGG; encoded by the exons ATGAGCTGCGAG GTTGTTGCGCTGTACTTTGCAAGGAGCGCTGAATTGGCAGGTGTTCGCTCTGAGATTATTTCTGTACCGCAACAATTAACCTCTCTACAGCTGTGGGAAGAAATTGTGAAAAGGCATCCAAG ACTTGCTGCCATTCAGGATCAAGTGGTTTTCGCTGTTTGCCAGGAATACGTGCTTCTTGGTGATCAGCTTCTGGCCCTGCAGTCAGGTGACGAGGTTGCCATTATCCCACCTATCAGCGGGGGTTAA
- the MOCS2 gene encoding molybdopterin synthase sulfur carrier subunit isoform X2: MSCEQVVALYFARSAELAGVRSEIISVPQQLTSLQLWEEIVKRHPRLAAIQDQVVFAVCQEYVLLGDQLLALQSGDEVAIIPPISGG, encoded by the exons ATGAGCTGCGAG CAGGTTGTTGCGCTGTACTTTGCAAGGAGCGCTGAATTGGCAGGTGTTCGCTCTGAGATTATTTCTGTACCGCAACAATTAACCTCTCTACAGCTGTGGGAAGAAATTGTGAAAAGGCATCCAAG ACTTGCTGCCATTCAGGATCAAGTGGTTTTCGCTGTTTGCCAGGAATACGTGCTTCTTGGTGATCAGCTTCTGGCCCTGCAGTCAGGTGACGAGGTTGCCATTATCCCACCTATCAGCGGGGGTTAA
- the MOCS2 gene encoding molybdopterin synthase sulfur carrier subunit isoform X1, with translation MSCEVCSLHPGRRCLHGTGTGGRDSGLRRSTAEAVSRKGAAPPRRVVALYFARSAELAGVRSEIISVPQQLTSLQLWEEIVKRHPRLAAIQDQVVFAVCQEYVLLGDQLLALQSGDEVAIIPPISGG, from the exons ATGAGCTGCGAGGTGTGTAGCCTGCACCCGGGTCGACGG TGTTTACACGGCACCGGGACGGGGGGCAGGGACAGCGGGCTGCGCCGGAGCACGGCAGAGGCAGTCAGCCGGAAGGGTGCTGCTCCGCCCCGGCGA GTTGTTGCGCTGTACTTTGCAAGGAGCGCTGAATTGGCAGGTGTTCGCTCTGAGATTATTTCTGTACCGCAACAATTAACCTCTCTACAGCTGTGGGAAGAAATTGTGAAAAGGCATCCAAG ACTTGCTGCCATTCAGGATCAAGTGGTTTTCGCTGTTTGCCAGGAATACGTGCTTCTTGGTGATCAGCTTCTGGCCCTGCAGTCAGGTGACGAGGTTGCCATTATCCCACCTATCAGCGGGGGTTAA